A genomic segment from Orientia tsutsugamushi str. Boryong encodes:
- a CDS encoding TatD family hydrolase produces the protein MLIDSHCHLNMLTEQNLAIKNAVANGVKSMLTISTNLTEFPEICAITQKYSNIFSSVGVHPTEVANYQHVSAELLSDLAQNPKTVAIGETGLDYFHNSSNEHKLLQKKIFIEHIKASHITKLPVIVHTRDAEHDTYEILCNACKKYDFKAVIHCFTASKDFAIKMLDLGIYISVSGIITFKNAENLRKTIYDIPMSSLLIETDSPYLAPVPMRSKENEPAYLVYIADVVSRIKNITVNELAKITTNNFQKLFLKADIYNSSI, from the coding sequence ATGTTAATTGATTCGCACTGCCATTTAAATATGTTAACTGAACAAAACTTAGCAATTAAAAACGCTGTAGCTAATGGTGTTAAATCTATGTTAACAATCAGTACTAACCTAACTGAGTTTCCAGAAATATGCGCTATAACTCAAAAATATTCCAACATTTTTTCTTCAGTAGGCGTTCATCCAACTGAAGTAGCAAACTATCAGCATGTTAGTGCTGAGTTATTATCAGATTTAGCCCAAAATCCTAAAACTGTTGCTATTGGAGAAACAGGATTAGATTATTTTCATAATAGTTCTAATGAGCATAAGTTACTACAAAAGAAAATATTTATTGAACATATTAAAGCATCTCATATAACTAAATTGCCTGTGATTGTACATACCAGAGATGCTGAACATGATACTTATGAAATCTTATGTAACGCATGTAAGAAATATGACTTTAAAGCGGTCATTCATTGTTTTACAGCCTCAAAAGACTTTGCTATTAAAATGTTAGATCTAGGAATTTATATCTCAGTCTCAGGTATCATAACTTTTAAAAACGCAGAAAATCTAAGAAAAACTATTTATGATATACCAATGTCTAGCCTATTAATAGAAACAGATTCTCCATATTTAGCTCCTGTACCTATGCGAAGCAAAGAAAATGAACCAGCGTATTTAGTATATATTGCTGATGTAGTTAGCAGAATCAAAAATATTACAGTTAATGAACTAGCAAAGATAACAACTAATAATTTTCAAAAACTATTCTTAAAGGCAGATATATACAACAGTTCAATATAA
- the metG gene encoding methionine--tRNA ligase encodes MKSKYYITTPIYYVNDIPHIGHAYTSILADVYARFMRLLGKEVIFLTGTDEHGQKVEKAASNAGVSPKEFVDKIASSFVKLSVDLNLSNDDFIRTTDTRHIKAVQKLWNILKQQGDIYLGKYCGWYAIKDEAFYSESELTTDGKAPTGAEVEWVEESSYFFALSKWQQKLLDWYENNHDIIKPAFFRNEVINFIKNGLIDLSISRTTFKWGIAVPNDSSHVIYVWLDALVNYISALGYASDNGTLMTNFWPADLHIVGKDILRFHAVYWPAFLMSAGLPLPKAILVHGWWTNEGQKISKSVGNVINPVELTSKFGIDQVRYFLLREITIGNDGNFSKISFINRINSELCNKLGNLVHRTLSFIYKYNKAKIPQLDGITITNLYKSESLLLKIVMLSDNLANIIDNENVTVILNRIMEIVNQANIYFDQQTPWKFKDSNSQKIATILYTLIETIRCIAILLQPFIPESANTILDLIAIEKTERTFSCINSSYAIKPGKTILEPKPIFVKIEE; translated from the coding sequence ATGAAAAGCAAATATTATATTACTACCCCTATATATTATGTTAATGATATACCTCATATCGGGCATGCATATACTAGCATTCTAGCAGATGTTTATGCTAGATTTATGAGGTTACTAGGAAAAGAAGTAATCTTTTTAACTGGTACTGATGAACATGGTCAAAAAGTAGAAAAAGCAGCTAGCAATGCAGGTGTTTCACCTAAAGAATTTGTTGATAAGATAGCATCATCATTTGTAAAACTTAGTGTTGACCTTAATTTATCAAATGATGACTTTATTAGAACAACTGACACAAGACATATTAAAGCAGTACAAAAGTTGTGGAATATTCTTAAGCAACAAGGAGATATATATCTTGGTAAATATTGTGGATGGTATGCAATCAAGGATGAAGCTTTCTATTCAGAATCAGAGCTTACTACCGATGGTAAAGCTCCAACTGGAGCTGAAGTAGAATGGGTAGAAGAATCTAGTTACTTCTTTGCATTATCCAAATGGCAGCAAAAATTACTAGATTGGTATGAAAACAACCATGATATTATTAAACCTGCATTTTTTAGAAATGAAGTAATCAACTTTATTAAAAATGGTCTTATTGACCTTTCAATTTCACGTACTACATTTAAATGGGGAATAGCAGTACCTAATGATTCGTCACACGTAATATATGTTTGGCTTGATGCACTAGTAAATTATATTTCTGCATTAGGTTATGCAAGTGATAATGGTACATTAATGACTAACTTTTGGCCAGCTGATCTTCATATAGTTGGTAAGGATATACTAAGGTTTCATGCTGTTTATTGGCCAGCATTTCTTATGTCGGCTGGATTACCTTTACCAAAAGCCATTTTGGTACATGGATGGTGGACTAATGAAGGACAAAAAATTTCTAAATCAGTAGGAAATGTTATTAATCCAGTTGAATTAACAAGTAAGTTTGGAATTGATCAAGTACGTTATTTCTTGTTACGAGAAATAACAATTGGTAACGACGGTAACTTTAGCAAAATTAGTTTTATCAATAGAATTAATAGTGAGCTATGCAATAAACTTGGTAATTTAGTCCATAGAACTTTGTCTTTTATTTATAAATATAATAAAGCCAAAATACCACAATTAGACGGAATAACTATTACTAATCTATACAAATCTGAATCACTCTTGTTAAAGATTGTTATGTTGAGCGATAATCTCGCTAATATAATTGATAATGAGAATGTTACTGTTATTCTAAACAGAATCATGGAAATTGTTAATCAAGCTAATATATACTTTGATCAGCAAACCCCTTGGAAGTTTAAGGATAGTAACTCTCAGAAGATAGCAACAATATTATATACATTAATTGAAACTATAAGATGTATAGCAATCTTATTACAGCCTTTTATACCTGAATCTGCAAATACAATTCTAGACCTAATAGCTATAGAAAAAACAGAAAGAACGTTTAGTTGTATTAATAGTTCTTATGCTATAAAACCAGGAAAAACTATTTTAGAACCAAAACCAATTTTTGTTAAAATCGAAGAATAA
- a CDS encoding mechanosensitive ion channel family protein: MIQTLKDALNIILEIWNFPLVHISQDADIYVGNIFLAAVLLLLGIRHYKKFKKFVRVAIVNHITTELHTAKVLGRIFEWLISAVYLITILQMSNIPLSAFAVISGGVGIGIGLGAKNFFNNFMSSVIIMIERPFKIGDIISVAGVSGVVSAIGGRCITIINENNVKVLIPNSKIIQENLINWTSATQIIKCKAELRITKVGNGKYNSNCCKDTIKTIEKIMEGSPMISNTPLPRCYLTNIDSSHYIYQLEFFCYLTDISSIYMVENDLSCSIDNQLKSEFTISYYTVV, from the coding sequence ATGATTCAGACATTAAAAGATGCTTTAAATATTATATTGGAAATATGGAACTTTCCATTAGTTCACATTAGCCAAGATGCTGATATTTATGTAGGAAATATATTTTTAGCTGCAGTATTATTATTATTGGGTATAAGACACTATAAAAAGTTCAAAAAGTTTGTTAGAGTAGCTATAGTCAATCATATTACTACTGAACTTCATACAGCAAAAGTTTTAGGGAGAATATTTGAATGGTTAATCTCTGCTGTTTATTTAATAACAATTTTACAAATGTCTAACATTCCATTAAGCGCTTTTGCTGTTATTAGCGGAGGAGTAGGTATAGGTATTGGGCTAGGCGCAAAAAATTTCTTTAATAATTTTATGAGTAGTGTAATTATTATGATTGAAAGACCATTTAAAATTGGTGATATAATCAGTGTCGCTGGAGTAAGTGGAGTTGTTAGTGCAATTGGAGGCAGATGTATTACTATCATTAATGAAAACAATGTAAAAGTTTTAATTCCTAATAGTAAAATTATACAGGAGAATTTAATTAACTGGACTTCTGCAACTCAGATAATAAAATGTAAGGCTGAGCTTAGAATTACTAAGGTAGGAAATGGTAAGTATAATTCAAATTGTTGCAAAGATACAATTAAAACTATCGAAAAAATTATGGAAGGTTCTCCAATGATAAGTAATACTCCTTTGCCAAGGTGCTACTTAACTAACATTGATTCTAGCCACTATATTTATCAACTTGAGTTTTTTTGCTATTTAACAGATATATCATCAATCTATATGGTAGAAAATGATCTGAGTTGTAGTATTGATAATCAATTAAAAAGTGAATTTACTATTTCATATTATACTGTAGTGTGA